A DNA window from Phaeobacter sp. A36a-5a contains the following coding sequences:
- a CDS encoding nitroreductase gives MTTLPALDALFSRRHSCRGFRPDPVPRAVIEDILRCAQKVPSWCNAQPWQVTLFSGAATDALRVALAEAVAKDPVAPDLPFPERYSGDYKARRQACGWALYEAVGVERGDRAASHRQMMRNFTLFDAPHCAILTSPKELGPYGALDCGGFVTGFTLAATAAGVASIAQAAVATYAPMLHQLCDIPEDRNILCALSFGYADPDHPANQFRTERAELHDFTTWRD, from the coding sequence ATGACCACCCTTCCTGCGCTTGATGCGCTGTTCAGCCGCCGTCACAGCTGTCGCGGCTTTCGCCCCGATCCGGTACCCCGTGCGGTCATCGAGGATATCCTGCGTTGCGCCCAGAAAGTGCCCTCCTGGTGCAATGCCCAGCCCTGGCAGGTGACGCTGTTCAGCGGCGCGGCGACGGATGCGCTGCGGGTGGCCCTGGCGGAGGCGGTCGCAAAGGATCCTGTTGCCCCCGACCTCCCCTTTCCCGAGCGTTACAGTGGCGACTACAAGGCGCGGCGACAGGCCTGCGGCTGGGCGCTTTATGAGGCGGTTGGTGTTGAACGCGGCGATCGCGCCGCCTCTCACCGGCAGATGATGCGCAACTTTACGCTTTTTGACGCCCCCCATTGCGCGATTCTGACCAGCCCCAAGGAGCTTGGCCCCTATGGTGCGCTGGATTGCGGTGGCTTTGTCACCGGGTTCACGCTGGCCGCAACCGCAGCGGGCGTTGCCAGCATCGCGCAGGCCGCTGTTGCCACCTATGCGCCGATGCTGCATCAGCTCTGCGACATACCGGAGGATCGAAATATCCTTTGTGCGCTGTCTTTCGGCTATGCCGATCCCGACCACCCGGCCAACCAGTTCCGCACTGAACGCGCTGAACTGCACGACTTCACCACCTGGCGCGACTGA
- the dtd gene encoding D-aminoacyl-tRNA deacylase — translation MRALIQRVSEASVTVDGDIIGEIGEGLLILICAMAGDSAAEADQMAAKISNLRIFRDEAGKMNRSVKDIGGGALVVSQFTLAADTRRGNRPGFSNAAAPDLGRALYTRFADQLAALEVPVARGSFGADMQVALINSGPVTIWMDSADW, via the coding sequence ATGCGTGCCCTGATCCAGCGAGTGTCCGAGGCGTCTGTCACCGTCGACGGCGATATCATCGGTGAAATCGGTGAAGGCCTGCTGATCCTGATCTGCGCGATGGCGGGGGACAGCGCGGCCGAAGCGGATCAGATGGCGGCCAAGATCAGCAATCTGCGGATTTTCCGCGATGAGGCGGGCAAGATGAACCGCTCGGTAAAGGACATCGGCGGCGGCGCGCTGGTTGTCAGCCAGTTTACACTGGCCGCCGATACCCGCCGTGGCAACCGGCCCGGCTTCTCCAATGCCGCCGCGCCGGATCTGGGCCGCGCGCTTTACACCCGGTTTGCCGATCAGCTGGCGGCGCTTGAGGTGCCTGTGGCGCGCGGGTCCTTTGGGGCCGATATGCAGGTTGCGCTGATCAACTCCGGTCCGGTGACCATCTGGATGGACAGCGCGGACTGGTGA
- a CDS encoding TFIIB-type zinc finger domain-containing protein: protein MTQPPPPPPSGLSPAESSASAETQAPLEEHRFPCEQCGADYRYDPENGTLTCDHCGHREAIRSGPWRGGSLRELDFETALSSGLAEADMEETRVLRCPNCAAQVEFDQKDHAGECPFCATPMVTNTGIHRHIKPKGVLPFAFDERSAHQAMSGWLGQLWFAPSGLQQYARKGRRMDGIYVPYWTFDADTRSQYRGQRGTVYYVTETVMVDGKHQSRQVPKIRWRPVSGRVQRFFDDVLVLASKSLPKKNTDALEPWDLSALEPYQPQYLAGFRAEAYAVELADGYGEATARMRRVIERDVRFDIGGDRQRIEHIDSDFSDITFKHVLLPVWLAAYKYRGKTYRFVVNGQSGRVQGERPYSVWKIAAAVALALLIGAAVAYFGSR from the coding sequence GTGACCCAGCCCCCACCGCCGCCGCCCTCCGGCCTGTCGCCTGCCGAGAGCTCCGCCAGCGCCGAGACGCAGGCACCGCTTGAGGAACATCGGTTCCCCTGCGAGCAATGCGGCGCGGATTATCGCTATGACCCGGAAAACGGCACGCTGACCTGCGATCATTGCGGCCACAGGGAAGCGATCCGATCCGGCCCGTGGCGGGGTGGCAGCCTGCGGGAGCTGGATTTCGAGACGGCGCTCTCCTCGGGTCTGGCCGAGGCCGACATGGAAGAAACCCGCGTGTTGCGCTGTCCGAACTGCGCCGCGCAGGTGGAATTTGACCAAAAGGACCATGCGGGGGAATGTCCGTTCTGCGCCACGCCGATGGTCACAAACACCGGGATCCACCGTCATATCAAGCCCAAGGGCGTGCTGCCCTTCGCCTTTGATGAGCGCAGCGCCCATCAGGCGATGTCGGGCTGGCTGGGCCAGCTGTGGTTTGCGCCGAGCGGCCTGCAACAATATGCCCGCAAAGGCCGACGCATGGACGGCATCTATGTCCCCTACTGGACCTTCGACGCCGACACCCGCTCGCAGTATCGCGGCCAGCGCGGCACCGTCTATTATGTCACCGAAACCGTGATGGTCGACGGCAAGCACCAGTCGCGGCAGGTGCCGAAGATACGCTGGCGGCCGGTCTCGGGGCGGGTGCAGCGGTTCTTTGACGATGTGCTGGTGCTCGCCTCCAAGAGCCTGCCGAAAAAGAACACCGATGCGCTGGAGCCCTGGGACCTGTCGGCGCTGGAGCCTTACCAGCCGCAGTATCTGGCCGGGTTCCGGGCCGAGGCCTATGCGGTGGAACTGGCCGATGGCTACGGCGAGGCGACTGCGCGGATGCGCCGGGTCATCGAACGCGACGTGCGTTTTGACATTGGCGGGGATCGGCAACGGATCGAACATATCGACAGCGATTTTTCCGATATCACCTTCAAACATGTGCTGCTGCCGGTCTGGCTGGCCGCTTATAAATATCGGGGCAAGACTTATCGTTTTGTGGTCAACGGGCAATCCGGTCGGGTACAGGGAGAACGCCCCTATTCGGTGTGGAAAATTGCCGCCGCCGTTGCTCTGGCACTGCTGATCGGCGCTGCCGTGGCCTATTTCGGATCACGCTGA